One stretch of Nitratiruptor tergarcus DSM 16512 DNA includes these proteins:
- a CDS encoding aldehyde dehydrogenase family protein has product MEEARIYFGSTPATKEEKREVRSPFNDKVVSIYPVCSADDAHKALKIAQEAFAKHKDSLLSQRIAWLRDVANRLKEQKEEFALTITKEVGKPISFSRIEVQRAIETIELSADFATSLAGETINTDATQSGRKTMSFYKRVPVGVVVAITPFNFPLNLSAHKLAPALVAGNAVVYKPTPEAPLTGYKLAKLFIESKYALPDMLSVVYGDAEVGSALVQSDIPRKISFTGSVPVGKIIMKNAGIKKVSLELGGNAATFIDKDADIKTAASRCAVGAFVNSGQVCISLQRIYVHEDVYEEFAQALAEDTKKLKVGDPYEPDTFMGPLINEDAAIRAQRWVQSAIEQGAKAILEGKREGRYFYPAILADVTDEMEIVCEEVFAPIVSLVKVKNYEEAIVKMNDSPYGLQFSIFTKDIELIKRFVDDAEAGGVVVNDIPTLRFDIQPYGGVKLSGIGREGPRFALEEYTELKSVVIV; this is encoded by the coding sequence ATGGAAGAGGCAAGAATCTATTTTGGATCAACTCCAGCGACAAAAGAGGAAAAAAGAGAGGTTCGCTCTCCATTTAATGACAAGGTAGTATCGATTTATCCAGTTTGTAGTGCAGATGATGCACATAAAGCTTTAAAAATTGCGCAAGAGGCCTTTGCTAAACACAAAGACTCTCTTCTTAGTCAAAGGATCGCGTGGCTACGAGATGTAGCAAATAGGCTCAAAGAGCAAAAAGAGGAGTTTGCTCTTACTATCACCAAAGAGGTGGGAAAGCCGATTAGCTTTAGTAGGATAGAAGTACAAAGAGCAATCGAGACTATTGAGCTAAGTGCCGATTTTGCTACTTCTCTTGCGGGAGAAACAATTAATACTGATGCTACGCAAAGTGGCAGAAAAACGATGAGTTTTTATAAACGTGTACCTGTTGGTGTAGTGGTGGCAATCACGCCATTTAATTTTCCACTTAATCTCTCAGCCCATAAGCTTGCTCCTGCACTCGTTGCTGGTAATGCAGTAGTGTATAAACCAACTCCTGAAGCTCCTCTTACGGGCTATAAGCTTGCAAAACTTTTTATTGAGAGTAAATATGCTTTGCCTGATATGCTCAGTGTAGTTTATGGGGATGCAGAAGTGGGAAGTGCGTTAGTGCAAAGTGATATTCCAAGAAAGATAAGCTTTACAGGAAGTGTTCCCGTTGGAAAAATTATTATGAAAAACGCTGGAATAAAAAAGGTGAGTTTAGAGCTTGGCGGTAATGCAGCTACTTTTATAGATAAAGATGCAGATATTAAAACTGCAGCGAGTCGCTGCGCAGTAGGTGCCTTTGTCAATAGTGGGCAGGTGTGTATCAGTTTGCAGCGAATATATGTGCATGAAGATGTGTATGAGGAGTTTGCACAAGCGTTGGCCGAAGATACGAAAAAACTCAAAGTTGGTGATCCCTATGAGCCAGATACTTTTATGGGTCCACTTATCAATGAGGATGCAGCAATAAGGGCTCAGCGTTGGGTGCAAAGTGCAATAGAGCAAGGAGCAAAAGCTATCTTGGAAGGAAAAAGAGAGGGACGCTACTTCTATCCAGCTATTTTAGCTGATGTTACCGATGAGATGGAAATTGTTTGTGAAGAGGTTTTTGCGCCGATTGTAAGTCTTGTAAAAGTAAAAAATTATGAAGAGGCGATAGTAAAAATGAATGACTCTCCGTATGGTTTACAGTTTTCGATCTTTACTAAAGATATAGAGTTGATCAAACGTTTTGTTGATGATGCTGAGGCTGGAGGAGTAGTAGTAAATGACATTCCAACGCTGCGTTTTGATATTCAGCCTTATGGGGGAGTAAAACTTTCAGGAATCGGGCGTGAAGGACCAAGATTTGCGCTCGAAGAGTATACAGAGCTTAAATCGGTGGTGATAGTATGA
- a CDS encoding GGDEF domain-containing response regulator, which translates to MRLLLIEDDRFYAKQVQVFLRERLGYEVDVVRSYEEYRELPTLEPYKYVLLDIFLHDCLECDLVDEIIKQNKPVIVITSSEDLSIFDRYNKKKIIDYVIKNDMVRLEYLIMKLKILAFMEQYGVLLVEDSNSYRRYLYNFFKIYYPYSNIMVAGDTNEALQILNENDDFIKLVVTDYVLGNNTNGLELVKEIRRNYLFEDIAVIALTGLDVNNIMTRFLKSGANDFLQKSFSNFEFVCRVDNVIKSLIQFEEIKSFVNRDYLTGCFNRRYLYDAGLKMYQVLRRAEKPISIAIFDLDHFKNLNDTYGHTAGDKVLKDFSRILQESIRGSDFVVRYGGEEFLMFLGSCDAQMAKQIIEERVRKRVENRVLQLDEGEIRYNFSCGICDTSCADSFEDLIKKADEKLYEAKKVRGMTVA; encoded by the coding sequence ATGAGACTCTTATTAATTGAAGATGACAGGTTTTATGCCAAACAGGTACAAGTCTTTTTGCGGGAGCGTTTGGGTTATGAAGTAGATGTTGTTCGCAGCTACGAAGAGTATAGAGAACTTCCTACGTTAGAGCCCTATAAATATGTTTTATTAGATATATTTTTACATGATTGTTTGGAGTGTGATCTTGTTGATGAGATAATTAAACAAAATAAACCGGTCATTGTCATAACCTCTTCAGAAGATCTCTCTATTTTTGATAGATACAATAAAAAAAAGATAATTGACTATGTTATCAAAAATGATATGGTGCGGCTCGAATATCTTATAATGAAGCTAAAAATCTTAGCTTTTATGGAGCAGTATGGTGTGCTTCTTGTAGAAGATTCGAATAGCTATCGCCGCTATCTGTACAATTTTTTTAAGATCTACTATCCCTATTCAAATATTATGGTAGCAGGTGATACAAATGAGGCGCTCCAGATCTTAAATGAAAATGATGACTTTATCAAGCTTGTTGTGACAGATTATGTGCTTGGTAATAATACCAATGGTTTAGAACTGGTTAAAGAGATCCGTCGTAACTATCTCTTTGAAGATATTGCTGTCATTGCTTTGACAGGCCTCGATGTCAATAACATAATGACTCGCTTTTTAAAAAGTGGTGCTAACGACTTTTTACAAAAGAGTTTTTCAAACTTTGAATTTGTGTGCCGGGTTGATAATGTGATTAAATCACTTATTCAGTTTGAAGAGATTAAGAGTTTTGTTAATCGTGACTATCTTACAGGCTGCTTTAATAGACGCTATCTGTACGATGCAGGTCTGAAAATGTATCAGGTACTCAGGCGAGCTGAAAAACCTATCTCTATTGCAATTTTTGATCTTGACCATTTTAAAAATCTCAATGATACCTATGGTCATACAGCTGGCGATAAAGTACTTAAAGACTTTTCAAGAATATTGCAAGAGAGTATCAGGGGCAGTGACTTTGTGGTGCGCTATGGTGGAGAAGAGTTTTTGATGTTTTTGGGATCCTGTGATGCGCAGATGGCAAAGCAGATAATTGAAGAGAGGGTACGTAAAAGAGTGGAAAATCGCGTATTGCAGCTTGATGAGGGAGAGATACGCTACAACTTCTCTTGTGGAATATGTGATACAAGCTGTGCTGATAGTTTTGAAGATCTCATAAAAAAAGCTGATGAAAAACTCTATGAAGCTAAAAAGGTGCGAGGTATGACAGTTGCCTAA
- a CDS encoding DUF523 domain-containing protein, with translation MPKIAMSACLAGVNCRYNGKNKKNTELLEKHKEDEIILFCPEDAVLGTPRETIDIVEGRAIGNETQQDYTEAIEEQAQKFIAQYPNIDTIYCKSKSPSCALCSAKIFDKNKNLLQSTGTGIFIQELQKHYKNAKFIEKDGDA, from the coding sequence TTGCCTAAGATTGCTATGAGTGCATGCTTGGCTGGTGTGAATTGCCGCTATAATGGAAAAAATAAGAAAAACACAGAGCTATTAGAAAAACATAAAGAAGATGAGATTATACTCTTTTGTCCTGAAGATGCGGTGCTTGGTACTCCAAGAGAGACGATAGATATTGTTGAAGGTAGAGCCATTGGCAATGAGACGCAACAAGACTACACAGAGGCTATAGAAGAGCAAGCACAAAAATTTATAGCACAATATCCAAATATCGATACTATTTATTGTAAGAGCAAATCACCTAGTTGCGCTCTTTGCAGTGCAAAGATATTTGATAAGAATAAAAATCTGTTACAATCTACTGGTACAGGTATATTTATACAAGAGTTGCAAAAGCACTATAAAAATGCAAAATTTATAGAAAAGGACGGAGATGCTTGA
- the bcp gene encoding thioredoxin-dependent thiol peroxidase has protein sequence MLEIGQKAPDFCLPNQDEVEICLQDLKGKWVVLYFYPKDNTPGCTTEALDFTAHLEEFEELGAVVLGVSPQGCDSHKRFIEKKDLKVTLLCDEEIEVLKKYGAWGMKKMYGKEYEGVIRTTVLVDPQGNVAYIWPKVRVKGHVEKVLEKLRELIEN, from the coding sequence ATGCTTGAGATAGGTCAAAAAGCACCAGATTTTTGTCTACCCAACCAAGATGAGGTAGAGATCTGTTTGCAAGATCTCAAAGGAAAATGGGTGGTTCTCTACTTTTATCCAAAAGATAATACACCAGGCTGTACTACAGAGGCTTTGGATTTTACTGCTCATCTTGAAGAGTTTGAAGAGCTTGGTGCAGTTGTTTTGGGAGTGAGTCCACAAGGGTGCGATTCTCATAAGCGTTTTATAGAAAAAAAAGATCTTAAAGTTACGCTTTTATGTGATGAAGAGATAGAAGTGCTTAAAAAGTATGGCGCGTGGGGTATGAAAAAGATGTATGGGAAAGAGTATGAAGGGGTCATTCGCACAACTGTTTTAGTAGATCCACAAGGAAACGTTGCTTATATCTGGCCAAAGGTGAGAGTAAAGGGGCATGTTGAAAAAGTCTTAGAGAAACTTCGAGAGCTTATAGAAAATTAA
- the rpsB gene encoding 30S ribosomal protein S2 → MVTMKDLLECGVHFGHQTRRWNPKMKPYIFGVRKNIHIIDLQKTLRYFRYTYNVVRDAAKEGKTILFVGTKKQAKNAIEEYAKKCGMPYVNARWLGGTLTNFNTIRKSIRKLEIIEDMEKNGQIDLLTKKEALMLRRRKEKLENFLGGIRDMKRLPDMLFIIDAVREHIAVKEGNKLGIPIVAPLDTNCDPDLIDYPIPGNDDAIRSIQLFCKEMAEAIIEGKELREQELEGEEQEEVAPVTEEEKQEVIEEAREEIAAEEAGEEVKEEEK, encoded by the coding sequence ATGGTTACAATGAAAGATTTGCTAGAGTGTGGTGTACACTTCGGGCATCAGACAAGACGATGGAATCCAAAGATGAAGCCATATATCTTTGGTGTAAGAAAAAATATCCACATTATTGACTTGCAAAAGACACTGCGCTACTTCCGTTATACATATAATGTAGTAAGAGATGCGGCAAAAGAGGGTAAAACAATTCTTTTTGTAGGAACGAAAAAACAGGCGAAAAATGCCATTGAAGAGTATGCTAAGAAGTGTGGTATGCCTTATGTAAATGCAAGATGGCTTGGTGGTACTCTTACAAACTTCAACACTATTAGAAAATCAATTAGAAAACTCGAAATTATAGAAGATATGGAGAAAAATGGTCAAATTGACCTTCTTACAAAAAAAGAGGCATTAATGCTTCGCAGACGTAAAGAGAAATTAGAAAATTTTCTTGGCGGTATCCGCGATATGAAAAGACTTCCTGATATGCTTTTTATCATAGATGCAGTGAGAGAGCATATTGCTGTAAAAGAGGGAAATAAGCTTGGTATTCCTATTGTTGCGCCTCTTGATACCAACTGTGATCCAGACCTCATTGATTATCCAATTCCTGGAAATGATGATGCTATTAGAAGTATCCAGCTTTTCTGTAAAGAGATGGCTGAGGCTATAATCGAAGGAAAAGAGCTGAGAGAGCAAGAGTTAGAGGGTGAAGAGCAAGAAGAGGTAGCACCAGTAACAGAGGAAGAGAAGCAAGAGGTTATTGAAGAAGCAAGAGAAGAGATTGCAGCTGAAGAAGCTGGTGAAGAAGTTAAAGAGGAGGAGAAGTAA
- the tsf gene encoding translation elongation factor Ts, producing the protein MAISAAQVKELRERTGAGMMDCKKALQEANGDMDKAIEILRKKGIAKAAKKADRVASEGTIAVQVSDDYKCATIVEVNSETDFVAQNENFKSLVERVKGHIAESAVESVEELYKTPIDNVIFEEYMKAEIAKIGENIVVRRFDKICVDGPGVVNGYLHMGGKIGVIVAASCDKEEVCTSIKDLLKDVAMHIAAMNPKYLDEASIPVDVIEKEKEIAAAQLEKEGKPANIIEKIIPGKIKKFVEENTLLGQKFVKDDKKSVKQVIDEAAKAAGGTAKIIGFIRYELGEGIEKKEEDFAAEVAAQMK; encoded by the coding sequence ATGGCAATTAGTGCTGCACAAGTTAAAGAACTCAGAGAGCGCACAGGCGCCGGTATGATGGATTGTAAAAAAGCGCTGCAAGAAGCAAATGGAGATATGGATAAAGCGATAGAGATCCTTCGCAAAAAAGGTATTGCAAAAGCTGCGAAAAAAGCAGACAGAGTTGCAAGTGAAGGAACAATTGCAGTGCAAGTAAGCGATGATTATAAGTGTGCAACCATTGTAGAAGTAAACTCTGAAACAGATTTCGTTGCACAAAATGAGAACTTTAAATCTTTGGTTGAACGAGTAAAAGGCCATATTGCCGAGAGTGCAGTAGAAAGCGTTGAAGAGCTTTATAAAACTCCGATTGACAATGTGATTTTTGAAGAGTACATGAAAGCAGAGATTGCAAAAATTGGTGAAAACATCGTTGTACGTCGATTTGACAAAATCTGTGTAGATGGACCAGGCGTTGTTAATGGATATCTCCATATGGGTGGAAAGATTGGTGTAATTGTTGCAGCAAGCTGCGATAAAGAAGAGGTATGCACTTCAATCAAAGATCTTTTAAAAGATGTTGCAATGCATATTGCTGCAATGAATCCAAAATATCTTGATGAAGCAAGTATTCCAGTTGATGTGATTGAAAAAGAGAAAGAGATAGCTGCAGCGCAACTTGAAAAAGAGGGTAAACCTGCCAATATCATTGAAAAAATTATTCCTGGAAAAATCAAGAAGTTTGTAGAAGAGAATACGCTTCTTGGGCAAAAGTTTGTAAAAGATGATAAAAAAAGTGTAAAACAAGTGATCGATGAAGCTGCTAAAGCAGCAGGTGGAACTGCAAAAATTATCGGTTTTATTCGCTATGAACTTGGTGAAGGAATCGAGAAAAAAGAGGAAGATTTCGCAGCAGAAGTTGCTGCACAGATGAAGTGA
- a CDS encoding ABC transporter ATP-binding protein — protein MTLLEATNISHSFDYPLFDDVNIKLHAQESIAVVGVSGSGKSTLLHILSTLLAPKQGSVKLFGQEIYTKNTQKQLLHIRRYKIGIVFQSHYLFKGFSAKENIEVSSLLVNHPIDEEIIKAFGIERVLEKRVTELSGGEQQRVSIARVLTKRPKILFADEPTGNLDKKTAGAVMDVLFHYVQDNDAALFLVTHDLQLAQSCSKVYRLEDLRLKSLQ, from the coding sequence ATGACTCTTTTAGAAGCAACAAATATCTCCCACTCATTTGATTATCCACTTTTTGATGATGTTAATATTAAACTCCATGCTCAAGAGAGTATTGCAGTAGTAGGAGTGAGTGGTAGTGGAAAATCGACACTGCTGCATATTCTCTCTACCCTTTTAGCTCCCAAGCAAGGAAGTGTAAAGCTTTTTGGTCAGGAGATATATACAAAGAATACGCAAAAGCAGCTTTTGCATATCAGACGTTACAAGATTGGTATAGTGTTTCAGTCTCACTATCTCTTTAAGGGATTTAGCGCTAAAGAAAATATTGAAGTTTCTTCACTTCTAGTCAATCATCCTATTGATGAAGAGATTATAAAAGCTTTTGGAATTGAGAGAGTATTAGAAAAAAGAGTTACTGAGCTTAGTGGAGGAGAGCAGCAAAGAGTAAGTATTGCAAGAGTATTGACAAAAAGACCAAAGATTCTCTTTGCCGATGAGCCTACAGGAAATTTAGATAAAAAGACTGCTGGTGCAGTTATGGATGTACTATTTCACTATGTGCAGGATAATGATGCAGCGCTTTTTCTCGTAACACACGACTTACAACTTGCACAAAGTTGTAGCAAAGTATATAGACTCGAGGATTTGAGGCTCAAAAGCCTCCAGTAG
- a CDS encoding PAS domain S-box protein, which yields MQQYVPFLLVVLDEKGNIVEFHNEIEGLGYDEEEVIGKNWFDIFIDPHDRQKVFHVFCEIIAGNDKNYETYNNDILCKNGTHKFIDFYNKLITKNGKKYTFSVGLEHIHYNPLLLRELGEFIFKNANFLP from the coding sequence ATGCAGCAATATGTTCCATTTTTACTGGTAGTACTTGATGAGAAGGGTAATATAGTTGAGTTTCATAATGAAATTGAAGGTCTGGGATATGATGAAGAAGAGGTAATTGGAAAAAACTGGTTTGATATCTTCATAGATCCGCATGATCGTCAAAAAGTTTTTCATGTTTTTTGTGAAATTATTGCAGGTAATGACAAAAATTATGAAACATACAACAACGATATACTTTGTAAAAATGGGACACATAAATTTATCGATTTTTACAACAAACTCATTACAAAAAATGGGAAAAAATATACTTTTTCTGTGGGATTAGAGCATATCCATTATAATCCTCTTTTACTTAGAGAGCTAGGAGAGTTTATCTTTAAAAACGCAAACTTCCTTCCATAG
- the prfB gene encoding peptide chain release factor 2 — MDSYEYGELLKKLEQKIENIKNIIKPEMIEKRIQEIETLENSPDFWNDAKRAGEIQKEKNRLSRILEKYKEAKTAVEESKELFEMATEENDEETLAMLFEEAPSLEEKVSKIEIETMLSGENDDKNAIVTIHPGAGGTESQDWASILYRMYLRWAERHGFKVEVLDYQEGDEAGIKDVTFIIKGENAYGYLKTENGIHRLVRISPFDSNARRHTSFASVMVSPEVDDDIDIVIEDKDIRVDTYRASGAGGQHVNKTDSAIRITHIPTGIVVQCQNDRSQHKNRATAMKMLKSRLYELELEKKRAEQEGIEKSDIGWGHQIRSYVLAPYQQVKDNRSGKAYSNVEAILDGDIDKIIEDVLIAEAEKEKEK, encoded by the coding sequence TTGGATAGTTACGAATATGGAGAACTTTTAAAAAAATTAGAGCAAAAGATAGAAAATATCAAAAATATTATCAAACCTGAGATGATAGAAAAACGCATTCAAGAGATAGAAACATTAGAAAACTCTCCAGATTTTTGGAATGATGCTAAGAGAGCTGGAGAGATCCAAAAAGAGAAAAATAGACTCTCGCGTATTTTAGAAAAATACAAAGAGGCAAAAACAGCTGTTGAAGAGAGCAAAGAACTTTTTGAAATGGCAACAGAAGAGAATGATGAAGAGACGCTTGCAATGCTTTTTGAAGAGGCACCTTCACTTGAAGAAAAGGTGAGCAAAATTGAGATAGAAACAATGCTAAGCGGCGAGAATGATGATAAAAACGCAATCGTTACTATCCATCCTGGTGCAGGAGGAACTGAATCACAAGATTGGGCAAGTATCTTGTATCGTATGTATCTGCGCTGGGCTGAGAGACATGGATTTAAAGTCGAAGTACTTGATTACCAAGAGGGTGATGAGGCTGGAATAAAAGATGTAACTTTTATCATCAAAGGTGAAAATGCTTATGGCTACTTAAAAACTGAAAACGGTATTCATCGGCTCGTACGCATTAGTCCATTTGATTCTAATGCAAGGCGCCATACCTCTTTTGCCTCAGTGATGGTGAGTCCTGAGGTGGATGATGATATCGATATTGTTATCGAAGATAAGGACATCCGTGTGGATACCTACCGCGCAAGTGGTGCTGGGGGGCAGCATGTCAATAAAACTGACTCAGCTATTCGGATTACGCACATTCCTACTGGGATAGTAGTACAATGCCAAAATGATAGAAGTCAGCATAAAAACAGAGCAACTGCTATGAAGATGCTCAAAAGTAGACTCTATGAGTTAGAGCTTGAAAAGAAAAGAGCAGAACAAGAGGGGATTGAAAAGAGTGATATAGGTTGGGGACATCAAATACGCAGTTATGTACTAGCACCATATCAGCAAGTCAAAGACAACCGCAGCGGCAAAGCATACTCCAATGTAGAAGCGATTCTTGATGGAGATATAGATAAGATAATTGAAGATGTTTTAATTGCCGAAGCAGAAAAAGAGAAAGAAAAATAA
- the panC gene encoding pantoate--beta-alanine ligase encodes MKVVYTPQELQKLRKELQGSVGFVPTMGALHSGHLALIERSIKENDHTIVSIFVNPTQFLPGEDFTQYPRRLEADKKICELAGVDVLFLPQKDAIYNKDEILLKAPKVKGYILEGHFRPGHFDGVLQIVNKLFHITSPTRAYFGKKDAQQLYLIQQMVRDFFWNIEIVPCEIVRDPDGLALSSRNLYLNESERQKALLLSQSLKKAAKMIQQGIEDCSIIKKRMQEILEPLEVEYIEIVNREFEPLNMVEIGNTIILVAAYVGKTRLIDNLWI; translated from the coding sequence ATGAAAGTTGTCTATACACCGCAAGAGTTACAAAAATTGCGAAAGGAACTGCAAGGAAGCGTGGGGTTTGTACCTACAATGGGGGCATTGCATAGTGGCCATCTTGCTTTGATTGAGCGAAGTATCAAAGAAAATGATCATACTATTGTATCTATTTTTGTAAATCCTACACAGTTTTTGCCTGGAGAAGATTTTACTCAATACCCTAGACGCCTTGAGGCTGATAAAAAAATTTGCGAGCTTGCTGGTGTAGATGTTCTTTTTTTGCCACAAAAAGATGCTATATACAACAAAGATGAGATTTTGCTCAAAGCACCAAAAGTAAAAGGATACATTTTGGAGGGTCATTTTAGACCAGGACACTTTGATGGGGTATTGCAAATTGTCAATAAACTTTTTCATATAACTTCTCCAACACGAGCCTATTTTGGTAAAAAAGATGCCCAACAGCTCTATTTAATCCAGCAGATGGTGAGAGATTTCTTTTGGAATATCGAGATAGTACCGTGCGAAATTGTGCGTGATCCTGATGGGCTAGCCCTTAGTAGTCGAAACCTTTATTTAAATGAAAGTGAGAGACAAAAGGCTCTTCTTTTATCGCAATCTTTGAAAAAAGCTGCTAAAATGATTCAACAAGGGATAGAGGATTGCTCTATTATTAAAAAGAGGATGCAAGAGATTTTAGAGCCTTTAGAAGTTGAGTATATTGAAATAGTAAATCGAGAATTTGAACCTCTGAATATGGTAGAAATTGGTAATACAATAATATTGGTGGCCGCATATGTAGGCAAGACGAGATTGATAGATAATTTGTGGATATAG
- a CDS encoding GGDEF domain-containing protein, which yields MDCKKVSLAKETHDGMKEQVADIAKKTLAFMTKSGIDLTPINYDEWFFVMCKAISEQHVLSQKNLMILHQKYFKDMPKLEDLEEVKEVSYNLKNIAHGSEKALDAFASNIGAHDQYIQESINAINEQDIQKMESLKEKIANLEKENNKLKKFLEENRQKLEFIESKFNEQKKEAQHDALTGLLNRRSFDKDMEQLDKIKMGYSLLILDIDNFKKINDTYGHLIGDEVLKEVGEILKTYVRKNTKAYRYGGEEFVVLLPEGNKIAAQKVGERLREVIEHKNLKLPNSGQMLQYTASFGGAEKQPNEIYKEVLHRADEALYEAKRTGKNRVVIK from the coding sequence ATGGATTGCAAGAAAGTATCTCTTGCGAAAGAAACGCATGATGGAATGAAAGAGCAAGTTGCTGATATTGCGAAAAAGACTTTGGCATTTATGACAAAGAGTGGAATAGACCTTACACCAATAAATTATGATGAGTGGTTTTTCGTCATGTGCAAGGCGATTAGTGAGCAGCATGTACTCTCGCAAAAGAATCTCATGATTTTGCATCAAAAATATTTTAAAGATATGCCAAAATTAGAGGATCTTGAAGAGGTAAAAGAGGTAAGTTATAATCTTAAAAACATCGCACATGGCTCAGAAAAAGCATTAGATGCATTTGCATCCAATATCGGTGCACATGATCAATATATCCAAGAGAGTATCAATGCTATTAATGAACAAGATATCCAAAAAATGGAGTCGCTCAAAGAAAAGATAGCCAATCTTGAAAAAGAGAATAACAAACTCAAAAAATTTCTTGAAGAAAATAGACAGAAACTTGAATTCATAGAGAGCAAATTTAATGAGCAGAAAAAAGAGGCACAACACGATGCACTCACAGGACTTCTCAATAGGCGAAGTTTTGATAAAGATATGGAACAGCTTGATAAAATAAAGATGGGATATAGCCTCTTGATACTTGATATCGATAACTTCAAAAAAATCAACGATACTTATGGTCATCTCATTGGTGATGAGGTACTGAAAGAAGTGGGAGAGATTCTTAAAACTTATGTAAGAAAAAATACCAAAGCCTACCGGTATGGTGGTGAAGAGTTTGTTGTGTTACTTCCTGAAGGTAATAAAATAGCAGCACAAAAGGTGGGCGAGAGACTGCGAGAGGTTATCGAACATAAAAATCTCAAATTACCAAACAGTGGACAGATGTTGCAGTATACTGCTAGTTTTGGAGGAGCAGAAAAGCAGCCAAATGAGATATATAAAGAGGTGCTCCATAGAGCAGATGAAGCGCTCTATGAAGCAAAAAGAACGGGGAAAAACAGAGTAGTAATTAAGTAG
- the murG gene encoding undecaprenyldiphospho-muramoylpentapeptide beta-N-acetylglucosaminyltransferase: MNILLTGGGTGGHLAIAKSLNSAFVKQGVKTFYIGSTYGQDREWFESDKSFSQKWFFESRGVINQKGVKKLSSLWNISHLALKSKEIIKNYNIDAVVSVGGYSAAPASFGALLSSTPLFIHEQNARFGKLNTLLSPFAKRVFCSFTPPFDPYPVNPEFLHTRRVRTKLKTIIFLGGSQGAKQINDIALQNAPLLASKKISIIHQTGKQDYRRVKNAYEKMGIEAEVFAFDKNLAHKMAQADFAVSRAGASTLWELCANALPALFVPYPYAAGNHQYYNAKYLVNRGAAFLYPDHALEEIIEADLSPLSQKLFSLAPLEGATTIAQTIVQSLKTT; the protein is encoded by the coding sequence ATGAATATTCTTCTTACAGGGGGAGGTACCGGTGGTCATCTTGCTATTGCAAAAAGTCTCAATAGTGCATTTGTCAAACAAGGAGTTAAAACCTTCTATATCGGATCTACCTATGGGCAAGATAGAGAATGGTTTGAGAGTGATAAGAGTTTTTCGCAAAAATGGTTTTTCGAGAGCAGAGGCGTAATCAATCAAAAAGGAGTCAAAAAACTCTCCTCTCTTTGGAATATTTCACACTTAGCCCTCAAATCAAAAGAGATCATTAAAAACTATAATATTGATGCGGTAGTAAGTGTTGGAGGGTACTCTGCTGCTCCTGCAAGTTTTGGCGCACTCCTATCTTCTACACCCCTTTTTATCCATGAGCAAAATGCACGTTTTGGTAAACTCAATACTCTTCTCTCTCCTTTTGCCAAGAGAGTCTTTTGCTCCTTTACACCGCCTTTTGATCCTTATCCTGTTAATCCAGAGTTTTTACACACAAGAAGAGTACGTACAAAATTGAAAACAATCATCTTTTTAGGTGGGAGTCAAGGAGCAAAACAGATAAACGATATTGCTTTGCAAAATGCTCCTCTCCTTGCTTCCAAAAAAATATCTATCATACATCAAACAGGGAAGCAAGACTATAGGAGAGTCAAAAATGCTTATGAAAAAATGGGAATAGAAGCAGAAGTTTTTGCTTTTGATAAAAATCTCGCTCACAAAATGGCACAAGCCGATTTTGCGGTTTCACGGGCAGGTGCAAGCACTCTGTGGGAGCTTTGTGCGAATGCACTTCCCGCTCTTTTTGTGCCCTACCCTTATGCAGCAGGCAATCATCAGTACTACAATGCCAAATATCTTGTAAACAGAGGAGCAGCTTTTCTCTATCCAGATCACGCGCTTGAAGAGATTATTGAAGCAGATCTTAGCCCCCTCAGCCAAAAACTCTTCTCACTTGCTCCACTTGAAGGTGCTACTACTATTGCCCAAACAATAGTGCAATCACTAAAAACTACTTAA